One Paroedura picta isolate Pp20150507F chromosome 3, Ppicta_v3.0, whole genome shotgun sequence genomic window carries:
- the PGLYRP2 gene encoding N-acetylmuramoyl-L-alanine amidase: MSLAWLGFVPVLLCASWQTENNADKFPLRMDSVIGVLEDMESHLEGTPDLPVIELFREIGCKSEFCQLSPLPATPASLNLPYLSEKQRSFLRHLQNHKSNGSWVEYGAVLTPDGTTVALSPLLGGIAGGLKRRQEGAVPAPPWLKDPVNNTQAELCPKMDSLLAPLATDLAVAFSLYHAGQASVLLGPNGCWDNISAPHTFTLLSPPSPLSDAVINGAMDGVILGTYLAKNASSPSSISNLLNEYYAGEGLAGDNRTRSNFRRRNFADLVSEGKLREQLESSLCLLRHLHSSHPLLNGTGHKDVASLVVQAVEEFTAQYVECPAIIPRCMWEAQPYRGTPTQLQLPLSFVYIHHTHRPRKPCRTFPECAADMRSMQHFHQVVRGWDDIGYSFVVGGDGYIYQGRGWQWVGAHTLGHNSKGYGVSFIGDYMEVLPDGFALELVKDNFLQCAARGSRLKANYTVYGHRQVVPTLCPGDRLFQEIKTWTGFKERCFMKQGIRHCV; the protein is encoded by the exons ATGTCTCTGGCGTGGCTTGGATTTGTGCCTGTGCTTCTCTGTGCCTCGTGGCAGACAGAAAACAATGCAG ACAAATTCCCACTCCGAATGGACTCTGTGATTGGAGTTCTGGAAGACATGGAATCCCATCTTGAAGGGACCCCAGATTTGCCTGTGATAGAGCTCTTCCGAGAAATTGGCTGCAAGAGCGAGTTTTGCCAGCTCTCCCCTTTGCCAGCGACTCCTGCATCCTTAAATCTGCCTTACctgagtgagaagcagagatccTTCCTCAGACATTTGCAGAATCACAAAAGCAATGGCTCCTGGGTGGAATATGGGGCAGTGTTAACTCCTGATGGGACCACAGTAGCACTGAGCCCTCTGCTTGGGGGGATAGCAGGAGGACTCaagaggaggcaggagggggctGTGCCTGCCCCCCCTTGGCTCAAGGACCCTGTGAACAACACTCAAGCAGAGCTCTGCCCAAAGATGGACTCCCTCCTCGCCCCGCTTGCCACAGACCTTGCTGTGGCCTTCTCCCTCTATCATGCTGGGCAGGCTAGTGTACTGTTGGGTCCAAATGGCTGCTGGGATAACATCTCAGCACCTCATACGTTCACACTGCtaagccctccctcccctctgtctgATGCTGTTATCAATGGCGCAATGGATGGGGTGATTTTGGGCACTTACCTGGCAAAGAATGCTAGCTCACCATCCAGCATCAGCAACCTACTTAATGAATACTATGCTGGAGAGGGCCTGGCAGGAGACAATCGGACCCGAAGCAACTTCCGGCGAAGAAACTTTGCTGACCTGGTGAGCGAGGGAAAACTCCGAGAACAGCTGGAGAGCTCCCTCTGCCTGCTCCGGCACCTGCACAGCAGCCATCCCCTTCTCAATGGCACCGGGCACAAGGATGTGGCTTCCCTTGTAGTCCAGGCAGTAGAAGAATTCACAGCACAGTATGTAG AGTGCCCTGCGATCATTCCACGGTGTATGTGGGAGGCCCAGCCCTACAGGGGAACACCCACCCAGCTCCAGCTGCCCTTGAGCTTCGTGTACATCCACCACACCCACAGACCGAGAAAGCCATGCCGGACCTTCCCGGAGTGCGCTGCTGACATGCGCTCTATGCAGCACTTCCACCAGGTTGTTCGTGGCTGGGATGACATTGGCTACAG CTTTGTCGTTGGAGGTGATGGGTACATCTACCAAGGCCGGGGCTGGCAGTGGGTAGGAGCTCACACCCTGGGGCACAATAGCAAAGGCTACGGTGTCAGCTTCATCGGGGACTACATGGAGGTCCTGCCAGACGGCTTTGCCCTGGAGCTTGTGAAGGACAACTTCCTGCAATGTGCAGCGAGGGGCTCCCGGCTGAAGGCCAACTACACTGTCTATGGGCATCGGCAGGTGGTGCCTACCCTGTGCCCCGGGGACAGACTCTTCCAAGAGATAAAAACATGGACAGGGTTCAAAGAAAGGTGCTTCATGAAGCAGGGCATACGTCACTGTGTTTAA